A genome region from Crossiella equi includes the following:
- a CDS encoding peptidoglycan-binding domain-containing protein, with product MLALTTIGLSSTAGAEQASACSSPESSAAYAATLPQVNPGDRGPEVKGMQLRLKELGYPLTGTGLYADNTLTAVKDFQRKHGINDSGTVGSTTWQKLVGVLPKYRTENLYPAGQQLHPGDHTPDAVNQLFDTAGRATGGWEWQGGRDGYYEGQLVDVVKKFQREVGINDSGIVGAKTWKALGDVVSIRGYWGC from the coding sequence ATGCTGGCTCTGACCACCATCGGCCTTTCGTCCACGGCAGGTGCCGAGCAGGCCTCGGCCTGTTCCAGCCCGGAGAGCTCCGCCGCCTACGCGGCGACCCTGCCGCAGGTGAACCCGGGCGACCGGGGTCCCGAGGTGAAGGGCATGCAGCTCCGGCTCAAGGAGCTCGGCTACCCGCTCACCGGCACCGGGCTCTACGCCGACAACACGTTGACCGCCGTGAAGGACTTCCAGCGCAAGCACGGCATCAACGACAGCGGCACCGTCGGCAGCACGACCTGGCAGAAGCTGGTGGGCGTCCTTCCGAAGTACCGCACCGAGAACCTCTACCCGGCGGGCCAGCAGCTCCACCCGGGTGACCACACCCCGGACGCGGTGAACCAGCTGTTCGACACCGCGGGCCGCGCCACCGGCGGTTGGGAGTGGCAGGGCGGCCGGGACGGCTACTACGAGGGCCAGCTCGTGGACGTGGTGAAGAAGTTCCAGCGCGAGGTCGGCATCAATGACAGCGGCATCGTCGGGGCCAAGACCTGGAAGGCGCTGGGCGACGTGGTCTCCATCCGCGGCTACTGGGGCTGTTGA
- a CDS encoding DUF1416 domain-containing protein: protein MSDSCGAPVQGATLPANIDAGKEIVLTGKVISSGSPVGGAFVRLLDSSGEFTAEVVSSPEGDFRFFAAPGDWTVRALHRTGTGQAEVRADGPGLHSLEVAVV from the coding sequence ATGAGTGACAGCTGCGGCGCGCCCGTGCAGGGTGCGACCCTGCCCGCCAACATCGACGCGGGCAAGGAGATCGTGCTGACCGGCAAGGTCATCAGCTCCGGCTCCCCGGTCGGCGGCGCCTTCGTGCGCCTGCTCGACTCCTCCGGCGAGTTCACCGCCGAGGTCGTCTCCTCCCCCGAGGGCGACTTCCGCTTCTTCGCCGCCCCCGGCGACTGGACCGTGCGGGCGCTGCACCGCACCGGCACCGGCCAGGCCGAGGTGCGCGCGGACGGCCCCGGGCTGCACAGCCTTGAGGTCGCGGTGGTCTAG
- a CDS encoding sulfurtransferase translates to MSRDNVLVSTEWVEQNLDAAGVVFAEVDENTDAYDEGHIPGAVKIDWKKDLQDPVRRDFVDREGFEKLLSEKGISNSDTVILYGGNNNWFAAYAYWYFKLYGHDNVKLVDGGRKKWELDGRPLTKDAVSRPATEYKAQEQDLSIRAFRDEVVQAINTKNLVDVRSPDEFSGKLLAPAHLPQEQAQRGGHIPSAINVPWSKAANEDGTFRSDSELTELYGEAGLDGGKSTIAYCRIGERSSHTWFVLRELLGHSDVKNYDGSWTEYGSLIGVPIETGAGK, encoded by the coding sequence ATGAGCCGCGACAACGTCCTGGTCTCGACCGAATGGGTCGAGCAGAACCTCGACGCCGCCGGCGTCGTGTTCGCCGAGGTGGACGAGAACACCGATGCCTACGACGAGGGCCACATCCCCGGCGCGGTGAAGATCGACTGGAAGAAGGACCTCCAGGACCCCGTGCGGCGCGACTTCGTCGACCGCGAGGGCTTCGAGAAGCTGCTGTCCGAGAAGGGCATCAGCAACTCCGACACGGTCATCCTCTACGGCGGCAACAACAACTGGTTCGCCGCGTACGCCTACTGGTACTTCAAGCTGTACGGCCACGACAACGTGAAGCTGGTCGACGGCGGCCGCAAGAAGTGGGAGCTCGACGGGCGCCCGCTGACCAAGGACGCGGTGTCCCGCCCGGCCACCGAGTACAAGGCGCAGGAGCAGGACCTGTCCATCCGCGCCTTCCGCGACGAGGTCGTGCAGGCGATCAACACCAAGAACCTCGTCGACGTGCGCTCCCCTGACGAGTTCTCCGGCAAGCTCCTCGCGCCCGCCCACCTCCCGCAGGAGCAGGCGCAGCGCGGCGGCCACATCCCCAGCGCGATCAACGTGCCGTGGAGCAAGGCGGCCAACGAGGACGGCACCTTCCGCTCCGACAGCGAGCTCACCGAGCTCTACGGCGAGGCGGGCCTGGACGGCGGCAAGTCCACCATCGCCTACTGCCGCATCGGCGAGCGCAGCTCGCACACCTGGTTCGTGCTGCGCGAGCTGCTCGGGCACAGCGACGTGAAGAACTACGACGGTTCGTGGACCGAGTACGGCTCGCTCATCGGCGTGCCGATCGAGACCGGCGCCGGGAAGTAA
- a CDS encoding DUF4395 domain-containing protein, with protein sequence MPGDVPVDPRGPRFTAWMTSLVLVIVLLTGVWQLLAAQTVIFAMCAFIGLRLNPYGELFRKAIRPRLKPTSEREAPEPLRFAQGVGFVFALVGTIGYASGLTTLGVVATSGALVAALLNAAFGLCLGCEMYLLIRRFAPAKST encoded by the coding sequence ATGCCCGGCGACGTGCCCGTTGACCCTCGCGGTCCCCGGTTCACCGCGTGGATGACCAGCCTCGTGCTGGTCATCGTGCTGCTCACCGGGGTCTGGCAGCTGCTCGCGGCCCAGACCGTCATCTTCGCCATGTGCGCGTTCATCGGCTTGCGGCTCAACCCGTACGGCGAGCTGTTCCGCAAGGCGATCCGGCCGCGGCTGAAGCCCACCTCCGAGCGGGAGGCACCGGAGCCGCTCCGGTTCGCCCAGGGCGTCGGTTTCGTCTTCGCGCTGGTCGGCACCATCGGCTACGCGAGCGGGCTGACCACGCTCGGGGTCGTGGCGACCTCCGGCGCCCTCGTGGCCGCCCTGCTGAACGCCGCGTTCGGCCTGTGCCTGGGCTGCGAGATGTACCTGCTGATCCGCCGGTTCGCCCCGGCGAAGAGCACCTAG
- a CDS encoding TlpA family protein disulfide reductase codes for MTTEVWVVLGVVALTTALGLLYRWRNGKVRRSVPAERAPALPEEIRAVLAESPAITLVQLSTTFCAPCRHTKVLLSDVVRQEPRLRHVELDITERPELAERLKVLRTPTTLVVDARERELFRVSGLPKREELLAALRPLLG; via the coding sequence GTGACGACCGAGGTGTGGGTGGTGCTGGGCGTGGTGGCGCTGACCACCGCGCTCGGCCTGCTGTACCGGTGGCGGAACGGGAAGGTGCGCAGGTCCGTGCCCGCCGAGCGGGCACCCGCGCTGCCCGAGGAGATCCGCGCGGTGCTGGCCGAGTCCCCCGCGATCACGCTCGTGCAGCTGTCCACCACCTTCTGCGCCCCGTGCCGCCACACGAAGGTGCTGCTCAGCGACGTGGTCCGGCAGGAGCCGCGGCTGCGGCACGTCGAGCTGGACATCACCGAGCGGCCCGAGCTGGCCGAGCGGCTCAAGGTGCTGCGCACCCCGACCACGCTGGTCGTGGACGCCCGGGAGCGGGAGCTGTTCCGCGTCTCGGGACTGCCCAAGCGCGAGGAGCTGCTGGCGGCGCTCAGGCCACTGCTCGGCTAG
- a CDS encoding LmeA family phospholipid-binding protein has translation MKKLAIVLVVLIGLLVAADFGAAAAAEYQVSQRLRAQLKLSEDPSVRVNGFPFLYQALVGDYREVEVKASGVPVAELNNVEVEATLRHVRAPLSELLSGEAQNVRIDEVTGRVKLMASEVGKLINVNDLKIEPANLDELYDRKPNGDLITPTSKPPVDEKTAPVKLTGSTDIAGTRTTVIVVGVLSLVDNQIEVSPKRLRVSNETGEVPLPPAVDRLIRRAFSTRINPGGLPFTVVPTAVRAEQGALVVEGRAKDVLLGGGAAPNRGGQ, from the coding sequence GTGAAGAAGCTAGCCATCGTCCTGGTCGTGCTCATCGGCCTGCTGGTCGCCGCCGACTTCGGTGCGGCCGCCGCCGCGGAGTACCAGGTGTCCCAGAGGCTGCGCGCCCAGCTCAAGCTGAGCGAGGACCCCTCGGTCCGCGTCAACGGCTTCCCCTTCCTCTACCAGGCGCTGGTCGGCGACTACCGCGAGGTCGAGGTCAAGGCCAGCGGGGTGCCGGTGGCCGAGCTGAACAACGTCGAGGTCGAGGCCACCCTGCGGCACGTGCGCGCGCCGCTGTCGGAGCTGCTGTCCGGCGAGGCGCAGAACGTGCGCATCGACGAGGTCACCGGCCGGGTCAAGCTGATGGCCAGCGAGGTCGGCAAGCTGATCAACGTCAACGACCTCAAGATCGAACCGGCCAACCTGGACGAGCTCTACGACCGCAAGCCCAACGGCGACCTGATCACGCCCACCAGCAAGCCGCCGGTGGACGAGAAGACCGCGCCGGTCAAGCTCACCGGCAGCACCGACATCGCGGGCACCCGCACCACGGTCATCGTGGTCGGCGTGCTGTCGCTGGTGGACAACCAGATCGAGGTCTCGCCCAAGCGCCTGCGGGTGAGCAACGAGACCGGCGAGGTGCCGCTGCCGCCCGCGGTGGACCGGCTCATCCGGCGGGCGTTCAGCACCCGCATCAACCCGGGCGGCCTGCCGTTCACCGTGGTACCGACCGCGGTGCGCGCCGAGCAGGGCGCGCTGGTCGTGGAGGGCCGGGCCAAGGACGTGCTGCTGGGCGGCGGGGCCGCGCCGAACCGGGGTGGCCAGTGA
- a CDS encoding alpha/beta hydrolase — protein sequence MTGRILGMAAVTTVQETGVTLLTSDGVRLNGVLFERRDTGIAITVAHGFTKHTGRPDVRRLLRRLASRFTVLGIDLRGHGRSGGKSSVGLTERFDVEAGIRHLRGLGYIHVSSLGCSLGASVAIRQAALAEPGDRPDSVVAVSPPARWWVRETPAMRRVNQLLELPGGPVFGRLALRVRLGERWTEVHPSPIELAPRIAPTPLLFVHGTADTYFPATEAAAMHRAAPGSQLWLEEGMGHAESALTPELADRIRAWVGATASGLPSSRE from the coding sequence ATGACGGGGAGAATACTCGGCATGGCAGCTGTGACAACAGTGCAGGAAACCGGAGTCACACTCCTGACCTCGGATGGAGTACGCCTGAACGGCGTGTTGTTCGAACGGCGGGACACCGGGATCGCGATCACCGTCGCGCACGGCTTCACCAAGCACACCGGGCGCCCTGACGTGCGAAGGTTGTTGCGGCGCTTGGCATCCCGGTTCACCGTGCTGGGAATCGATCTTCGCGGGCACGGCCGTTCCGGCGGGAAATCCAGTGTGGGATTGACCGAACGATTCGACGTTGAGGCGGGAATTCGCCATCTCCGGGGCCTCGGTTACATTCATGTTTCCTCTTTGGGTTGCTCACTCGGTGCGTCCGTGGCAATACGCCAAGCGGCACTCGCCGAGCCCGGGGACCGCCCGGACTCGGTGGTCGCGGTCAGCCCGCCCGCGCGCTGGTGGGTGCGCGAGACGCCCGCGATGCGCCGGGTGAACCAGCTGCTGGAGCTGCCCGGCGGCCCGGTCTTCGGACGGCTGGCGCTGCGCGTGCGCCTGGGCGAGCGGTGGACCGAGGTGCACCCCTCGCCGATCGAGCTGGCCCCGCGCATCGCGCCGACCCCGCTGCTGTTCGTGCACGGCACCGCCGACACCTACTTCCCGGCCACCGAGGCCGCGGCCATGCACCGGGCGGCCCCCGGCTCGCAGCTGTGGCTGGAGGAGGGCATGGGGCACGCCGAGTCGGCGCTCACCCCGGAGCTGGCCGACCGGATCCGCGCCTGGGTCGGCGCAACCGCGAGCGGGCTACCCTCGTCCAGGGAGTAG
- a CDS encoding winged helix-turn-helix transcriptional regulator yields the protein MTSVELLLLTTDRDPESVLPALALLPHQVRPLVPDVSALLEAGPHDAVLVDARTDLVGARSLCRLLTSSGVDVPVIAIVNEGGLVAVSADWGIDEILLPGAGPAEVDARLRLVRSRKAATHRGNDGALVLGELFIDDTTYTARLRGRPLELTYKEFELLKYLAQHAGRVFTRAQLLQEVWGYDFFGGTRTVDVHVRRLRAKLGLEHETMIGTVRNVGYKFVRPPRNGSRVELTHDEIAPDYVSH from the coding sequence ATGACCAGCGTGGAACTGCTTCTGCTGACCACGGACCGCGACCCGGAGTCCGTGCTCCCGGCTCTCGCCCTGCTGCCGCACCAGGTCCGCCCGCTCGTGCCCGACGTCTCCGCGCTGCTGGAGGCCGGTCCGCACGACGCCGTCCTGGTGGACGCGCGCACCGACCTGGTCGGCGCCCGCAGCCTGTGCCGCCTGCTCACCAGCAGCGGTGTGGACGTGCCGGTGATCGCCATCGTGAACGAGGGCGGCCTGGTCGCGGTCAGCGCCGACTGGGGCATCGACGAGATCCTGCTGCCCGGCGCGGGCCCGGCCGAGGTGGACGCGCGCCTGCGCCTGGTCCGCTCGCGCAAGGCCGCCACGCACCGCGGCAACGACGGCGCACTGGTGCTCGGTGAGCTGTTCATTGACGACACCACCTACACCGCCCGCCTGCGCGGCCGCCCGCTTGAACTGACCTACAAGGAGTTCGAGCTGCTCAAGTACCTCGCCCAGCACGCGGGCCGGGTGTTCACCCGGGCGCAGCTGCTGCAGGAGGTCTGGGGCTACGACTTCTTCGGCGGCACCCGCACGGTCGACGTGCACGTCCGGCGCCTGCGCGCCAAGCTCGGCCTGGAGCACGAGACCATGATCGGCACCGTGCGCAACGTGGGCTACAAGTTCGTCCGCCCGCCGCGCAACGGCTCGCGCGTGGAGCTGACCCACGACGAGATCGCCCCGGACTACGTCTCCCACTGA
- the mshD gene encoding mycothiol synthase — translation MTWAATLSPEEVQAVHELVAAAAEVDGRAPVGEHVLMSLGGEHLLARQDNGQLGGYANLDRDNDGNPVAEFAVHPEHRRKGLGRELAESLVARAGQGLRAWAHGDHPAATRIADHLGFRRARDLWRMRMTFTGDLPDRATPDGVDLRTFRPGQDEEAVVAVNNRAFSWHPEQGGWTTEDVLTREAESWFDANGFFLAERDGQLLGFHWTKVHSARPDTGGEPIGEVYVVGVDPAAQGGGLGQVLTLAGLRHLRELGLPAVMLYVESDNTAAIRVYEKLGFSHWDSDVQYCV, via the coding sequence ATGACGTGGGCAGCGACGCTGTCCCCTGAGGAAGTCCAGGCCGTGCACGAGCTGGTGGCGGCCGCCGCCGAGGTGGACGGCCGCGCGCCGGTCGGCGAGCACGTGCTGATGTCCCTGGGTGGGGAGCACCTGCTCGCCCGCCAGGACAACGGCCAGCTCGGCGGGTACGCCAACCTCGACCGCGACAACGACGGCAACCCCGTGGCCGAGTTCGCCGTGCACCCCGAGCACCGCCGCAAGGGCCTGGGCCGCGAGCTGGCCGAGTCCCTGGTGGCGCGCGCCGGGCAGGGCCTGCGGGCCTGGGCGCACGGCGACCACCCGGCCGCCACCCGCATCGCCGACCACCTGGGCTTCCGCCGCGCCCGGGACCTGTGGCGCATGCGCATGACCTTCACCGGCGACCTCCCCGACCGCGCCACCCCCGACGGCGTCGACCTGCGCACCTTCCGCCCTGGCCAGGACGAGGAGGCCGTGGTCGCGGTGAACAACCGCGCCTTCTCCTGGCACCCGGAACAGGGCGGCTGGACCACCGAGGACGTGCTGACCCGCGAGGCCGAGTCCTGGTTCGACGCCAACGGCTTCTTCCTGGCCGAGCGCGACGGCCAGCTGCTGGGCTTCCACTGGACCAAGGTCCACAGCGCCCGCCCGGACACCGGCGGCGAACCGATCGGCGAGGTCTACGTGGTCGGCGTGGACCCGGCCGCCCAGGGCGGCGGCCTGGGCCAGGTGCTCACGCTGGCCGGTCTGCGGCACCTCCGGGAGCTGGGCCTGCCCGCGGTGATGCTGTACGTGGAGTCCGACAACACCGCGGCGATCCGGGTCTACGAGAAGCTGGGCTTCAGCCACTGGGACAGCGACGTCCAGTACTGCGTCTGA
- the pstS gene encoding phosphate ABC transporter substrate-binding protein PstS, with product MKIKKHAAVLGVVAAGALLLSACGSDNNTRPGDSGAASSSNDAADCGGKKKLNGEGSSAQTNAVAEFTADYAAKCAGFDVAYNPTGSGAGVKQFNAAQVDFGGSDSPLKSGEETTKATERCKGNPAWHLPLVFGPVAVAYNVPGANSIVLNAEVTAKIFSGAVKTWNDPAIAALNSGVSLPAKPIVVIYRSDESGTTDNFQLYLKAAAPSAWTKGAGKAFQGGTGEGKAKSQGVADAVKATEGSITYVEKSFAEKAKLGIAKLDSGSGAVELTDATAGKAIAAAKVKGSGNDLVLDLDSLYASKEAGAYPLVLVTYELVCSKGYDADTAKAVKAFLTVAAGTGQDRLSKVGYVPLPADFRTKVQDAIKAIG from the coding sequence GTGAAGATCAAGAAGCACGCCGCTGTGCTCGGTGTCGTGGCCGCGGGCGCGCTCCTGCTCTCGGCCTGTGGCTCGGACAACAACACCCGGCCGGGCGACTCCGGTGCGGCCTCGTCCAGCAACGACGCGGCGGACTGCGGCGGCAAGAAGAAGCTGAACGGCGAGGGCTCCTCGGCCCAGACCAACGCCGTCGCCGAGTTCACCGCCGACTACGCGGCCAAGTGCGCGGGCTTCGACGTCGCCTACAACCCCACCGGGTCCGGTGCGGGCGTCAAGCAGTTCAACGCCGCCCAGGTCGACTTCGGCGGCTCCGACTCCCCGTTGAAGTCCGGCGAGGAGACCACCAAGGCCACCGAGCGCTGCAAGGGCAACCCGGCCTGGCACCTGCCGCTGGTGTTCGGCCCGGTCGCGGTCGCCTACAACGTGCCCGGCGCCAACAGCATCGTGCTCAACGCCGAGGTCACCGCCAAGATCTTCTCCGGCGCGGTCAAGACCTGGAACGACCCGGCCATCGCCGCCCTGAACAGCGGTGTCAGCCTGCCCGCCAAGCCGATCGTGGTCATCTACCGCTCGGACGAGTCGGGCACCACCGACAACTTCCAGCTCTACCTCAAGGCCGCCGCCCCCTCCGCCTGGACCAAGGGCGCGGGCAAGGCCTTCCAGGGCGGCACCGGTGAGGGCAAGGCCAAGTCCCAGGGCGTCGCGGACGCGGTGAAGGCCACCGAGGGCTCCATCACCTACGTGGAGAAGTCCTTCGCGGAGAAGGCCAAGCTGGGCATCGCCAAGCTGGACTCCGGCTCGGGCGCGGTCGAGCTGACCGACGCCACCGCGGGCAAGGCCATCGCCGCCGCGAAGGTCAAGGGCTCGGGCAACGACCTGGTCCTCGACCTCGACTCGCTCTACGCCTCCAAGGAGGCTGGCGCCTACCCGCTCGTGCTGGTCACCTACGAGCTGGTCTGCTCCAAGGGCTACGACGCCGACACCGCCAAGGCCGTCAAGGCGTTCCTGACCGTCGCCGCGGGCACCGGCCAGGACCGGCTGTCGAAGGTGGGCTACGTCCCGCTGCCCGCCGACTTCCGCACCAAGGTCCAGGACGCGATCAAGGCAATCGGCTGA
- the pstC gene encoding phosphate ABC transporter permease subunit PstC, with amino-acid sequence MRRPGDRIFSGAATTSGVFVIALIAAIGVFLVIQAVPSLSANNANFVFSGVWSTTNPGDLQFGILYLLWVTVATSALALLLAMPVSLGIALFLTHYAPKRLSRAFAYVIDLLAAVPSIIFGLWGLKVLGPALVPVAQWLNDYLGWFPLFAQGNVSIGGGGTVFTAGVVLAVMILPIITAVSREVFERTPREHIEGALALGATKWEMIRTTVLPFGKAGYVSASMLGLGRAFGETVALYLILSTTAAAPLLSFFDGGSTIASKIALDAQEFNNALSAGAYIAAGLVLFLLTFVVNAIARSIVAGKKEYA; translated from the coding sequence GTGAGACGCCCCGGCGACCGCATCTTCAGCGGCGCCGCGACCACCTCCGGCGTCTTCGTCATCGCCCTGATCGCCGCGATCGGCGTGTTCCTGGTGATCCAGGCCGTGCCGTCGCTGTCGGCCAACAACGCCAACTTCGTCTTCAGCGGCGTCTGGAGCACCACCAACCCCGGCGATCTCCAGTTCGGCATCCTTTACCTGCTCTGGGTCACCGTCGCCACCTCGGCACTGGCCCTGCTGCTGGCGATGCCGGTCTCGCTGGGGATCGCGCTGTTCCTCACCCACTACGCGCCCAAGCGCCTCTCCCGCGCCTTCGCGTACGTGATCGACCTGCTCGCCGCCGTGCCCTCGATCATCTTCGGCCTGTGGGGCCTGAAGGTGCTCGGCCCGGCGCTGGTGCCGGTCGCGCAGTGGCTCAACGACTACCTCGGCTGGTTCCCGCTCTTCGCCCAGGGCAACGTGTCCATCGGCGGCGGCGGCACGGTCTTCACCGCGGGCGTGGTGCTCGCCGTGATGATCCTGCCGATCATCACCGCGGTCAGCCGCGAGGTCTTCGAGCGCACCCCGCGCGAGCACATCGAGGGCGCGCTGGCCCTCGGGGCCACCAAGTGGGAGATGATCCGCACCACCGTGCTGCCCTTCGGCAAGGCCGGGTACGTCTCGGCCTCCATGCTCGGCCTCGGCCGCGCCTTCGGCGAGACGGTCGCGCTGTACCTGATCCTGTCCACCACCGCGGCCGCCCCGCTGCTCAGCTTCTTCGACGGCGGCTCGACCATCGCGTCCAAGATCGCGCTGGACGCGCAGGAGTTCAACAACGCGCTCTCCGCCGGTGCCTACATCGCGGCGGGCCTGGTGCTGTTCCTGCTGACCTTCGTGGTCAACGCGATCGCCCGCTCGATCGTCGCCGGGAAGAAGGAGTACGCATGA
- the pstA gene encoding phosphate ABC transporter permease PstA, which translates to MTTATTDLDAPAAPPAFQAVSGSRKFKNVLATTLIAAAFVVAVIPLVWVLWSVVSQGIEPLLRPEWWTNSLRGVRPYEDFGGAYHAIFGTVAQGLVTGVLAIPVGVMVGIYLVEYGRDTKLSRITTFMVDILTGVPSIVAALFIYAMWITIFGFSRSAFAMCLALLLLMIPVVIRTTEEMLKIVPNELREASYALGIPKWKTIVKVVIPTALSGIITGIMLGVARVMGETAPALVLLAYAPYINFNIFEGNMANLPLLMNAEFANPEAAGFNRTWGAAMTLILIIMVFNLLATVVSRLSAIKTK; encoded by the coding sequence ATGACCACCGCGACGACCGACCTCGACGCGCCCGCCGCGCCGCCTGCCTTCCAGGCGGTCAGCGGCTCGCGCAAGTTCAAGAACGTCCTGGCCACCACCCTGATCGCGGCCGCCTTCGTGGTCGCGGTCATCCCGCTGGTGTGGGTGCTGTGGTCGGTGGTCTCCCAGGGCATCGAGCCGCTGCTGCGCCCGGAGTGGTGGACCAACTCGCTGCGTGGCGTGCGCCCGTACGAGGACTTCGGCGGCGCGTACCACGCGATCTTCGGCACCGTGGCGCAAGGCCTGGTCACCGGTGTGCTGGCGATTCCGGTCGGCGTGATGGTCGGCATCTACCTGGTCGAGTACGGCCGCGACACCAAGCTCTCCCGGATCACCACCTTCATGGTGGACATCCTCACCGGTGTGCCCTCGATCGTGGCCGCGCTGTTCATCTACGCCATGTGGATCACGATCTTCGGCTTCAGCCGCAGCGCGTTCGCGATGTGCCTGGCGCTGCTGCTGCTCATGATCCCGGTGGTCATCCGCACCACCGAGGAAATGCTCAAGATCGTGCCGAACGAGCTGCGCGAGGCCTCGTACGCGCTGGGCATCCCGAAGTGGAAGACCATCGTCAAGGTGGTCATCCCGACCGCGCTGTCCGGCATCATCACCGGCATCATGCTCGGCGTCGCCCGCGTCATGGGCGAGACCGCGCCCGCGCTGGTGCTGCTCGCGTACGCGCCCTACATCAACTTCAACATCTTCGAGGGCAACATGGCGAACCTGCCGCTGCTGATGAACGCGGAGTTCGCCAACCCCGAGGCCGCAGGGTTCAACCGCACGTGGGGCGCCGCGATGACCCTGATCCTCATCATCATGGTGTTCAACCTGCTGGCGACCGTCGTGTCCCGGCTGTCGGCCATCAAGACCAAGTGA
- the pstB gene encoding phosphate ABC transporter ATP-binding protein PstB has protein sequence MAKRIDIKDLNIYYGKFHAVDGVTLQVPPRSVTAFIGPSGCGKSTVLRSLNRMHEVIVGARVEGQVLLDGEDIYAPAVDPVSVRRTIGMVFQRPNPFPTMSIRDNVVAGLRLAGVKGKKKLDEVAERSLRGANLWEEVKDRLDKPGGGLSGGQQQRLCIARAIAVQPDVLLMDEPCSALDPISTLAIEDLITELKKDYTIVIVTHNMQQAARVSDQTAFFNLAGVGQPGRLVEVDDTEKIFSNPSQKATEDYISGRFG, from the coding sequence ATGGCCAAGCGCATCGACATCAAGGACCTCAACATCTACTACGGCAAGTTCCACGCCGTGGACGGGGTCACCCTCCAGGTTCCGCCCCGCAGCGTCACCGCCTTCATCGGCCCGTCCGGCTGCGGCAAGTCCACCGTGCTGCGCTCGCTCAACCGCATGCACGAGGTCATCGTGGGCGCCCGCGTGGAAGGCCAGGTGCTGCTGGACGGTGAGGACATCTACGCCCCGGCGGTCGACCCGGTGTCCGTGCGGCGCACCATCGGCATGGTGTTCCAGCGACCCAACCCGTTCCCCACCATGTCCATCCGCGACAACGTGGTGGCCGGGCTGCGGCTGGCGGGAGTGAAGGGCAAGAAGAAGCTCGACGAGGTGGCCGAGCGCTCGCTGCGCGGTGCCAACCTCTGGGAGGAGGTCAAGGACCGCCTGGACAAGCCGGGCGGCGGCCTCTCCGGTGGCCAGCAGCAGCGCCTGTGCATCGCGCGCGCGATCGCGGTGCAGCCGGACGTGCTGCTCATGGACGAGCCGTGCTCCGCGCTGGACCCGATCTCCACGCTCGCGATCGAGGACCTGATCACCGAGCTGAAGAAGGACTACACGATCGTCATCGTCACCCACAACATGCAGCAGGCCGCGCGCGTGAGTGACCAGACGGCGTTCTTCAACCTCGCCGGGGTGGGCCAGCCCGGCCGCCTGGTCGAGGTCGACGACACGGAGAAGATCTTCTCCAACCCGTCGCAGAAGGCCACCGAGGACTACATCTCCGGTCGCTTCGGCTGA
- the phoU gene encoding phosphate signaling complex protein PhoU, which translates to MREAYHEQLDRFADILGDMCADVAKAMEKSTSALLTVDLGLAEQVIDEDQKIDEARATAEEQAFALLALQAPVATDLRIVVAAIHAAEDLERMGDLALHVAKATRRRHPQPVLPDQVREDFAQMGRVAVALANKAERVIRERDVELALELEQDDDEMDALHKHLFGVLMDKDWPHGVAPAVDITLLGRFYERFADHAVALARRVVFVVTGKMPGRED; encoded by the coding sequence ATGCGTGAGGCCTACCACGAGCAGCTCGACCGGTTCGCCGACATCCTCGGCGACATGTGCGCCGACGTCGCGAAGGCGATGGAGAAGTCGACCTCAGCGCTGCTGACCGTCGACCTCGGCCTCGCCGAACAGGTCATCGACGAGGACCAGAAGATCGACGAGGCGCGAGCCACCGCGGAGGAGCAGGCGTTCGCGCTGCTGGCCCTCCAGGCACCGGTGGCCACCGACCTCCGCATCGTGGTGGCGGCCATCCACGCCGCGGAGGACTTGGAGCGCATGGGTGACCTCGCGCTGCACGTCGCCAAGGCCACCCGCCGCCGCCACCCGCAGCCCGTGCTGCCCGACCAGGTGCGCGAGGACTTCGCCCAGATGGGCCGGGTCGCCGTGGCGCTGGCCAACAAGGCCGAGCGCGTCATCCGCGAGCGCGATGTCGAGCTGGCGCTGGAGCTGGAGCAGGACGACGACGAGATGGACGCCCTGCACAAGCACCTCTTCGGGGTGCTCATGGACAAGGACTGGCCGCACGGCGTCGCACCCGCGGTCGACATCACGCTGCTGGGCCGCTTCTACGAGCGCTTCGCCGACCACGCCGTGGCGCTGGCCCGGCGCGTGGTCTTCGTGGTCACCGGCAAGATGCCCGGCCGCGAGGACTGA